A segment of the bacterium CG_4_10_14_0_2_um_filter_33_32 genome:
GTTAATGATAATAACGAAACTTTGTTGATGAAAAGAGGTGGTGATTCCAGAAACGAAACGGGAATTTGGAGCCAGCCGGGCGGGGGAGTAGATTTTGGCGAAAAAATTGAAGATGCGATTAAACGGGAGGTGAAAGAAGAGCTTGGGGTGACGATAGAATTGCATGATTTTTTAACTGTTACGGACCATATAATACCCGGCGAAAATCAACATTGGGTTTCAGTCTCTTATTTAGGTAAAATAGTAAGTGGTAAACCCGTAATTTTGGAACAGGAAAAGTGTTCTGAAATTAAATGGTTTGCTTTGAATAATCTTCCGGAAAATTTAACCCAGCCAACGAAAGAATCTGTGGAAGCATATAAAAAATTGAATAACGCGGGGGTGTAGTTAAGTGGTATAACGAGGGTCTCCAAAACCTTAGTCGGGAGTTCGATTCTCTCCACCCCTGCCAAGATATTTTATAATTAGGTAATATTATGTTCACTAACTATCTAAGTAATGTAAAAAATGCAGGCATAGCCTCAACTATTAGCGGCTGGTTTTATTTAATATCTTTATTTATATTGTCTCTAAGAAATGTCATGCGGAACAATTATGACAAAGCTGGCTATTTTAGTATATTATTCATTATAACTCTGCCATTAATTTTCTACTTGATCAGGAGCGGAAGTAAACTCAGAAACTATAAAAAAGAAAAAAGCCAATTACTACTAAGATTAAACAAAAATTTATTTTACCTATCCTTGTTCTATACAATATTACTTTTGATATTTTTTATAATCCTTGGGATAATCTCATTATTTACTACTATCCTTCTTTTTCTATCACTAAAATCTTTATCTAAAAAAGAAAATCTGGAATAACAATTGATTTCTCTATATTTTTAAAGTAAGCAATAGCTTCCTCTATATGTGTTCTGCCAAGATGATTTTTTTGACCGTTCTACTAGCGAGTAGAACGGTTTTTGAATTGAAAAATAGAGCATTTTATCTTTTAAAATAAAGGTAAATAAATTATCTAATATATATGAAAAAGAAAATTATAAAAAACGAAATTATTATTTATCAAGCGAAATCCGGTGCTATTGAGCTAAAGGGGGATTTTAATAAAGAAACAGTATGGGCGACTCAAGCACAAATTGCTGATATTTTTGAAATTAATCGTACGGTAGTAACTAAACACATTGGTAATATATTTAAATCAAAAGAGGTAGAAAGTAAAAGCAATGTGCAAAAAGTGCACATTGCAAATTCTGATAAACCCGTAGCTTTTTATTCATTAGATATTATTCTAGCTATTGGTTATAGAACAAATTCTGTTAAAGCAATTCGATTTCGAAAATGGGCAACAAGTGTTTTACGAAAGCATTTAGTGGTTGGTTATACTATCAATTGTTCGCGAATCGCCAAAAATTATGATGAATTTCTAAAAGCAGTCGAACAAGTAAAAAAAGTTTTACCTGATGGTGGAGTAGTGGATGCAAAAAATGCTCTTGAGCTAATAAAAATGTTTGCCGATACTTGGTTTTCGTTAGATGCTTTTGATAAATCTAAATTACCTAAAAGCGGTATAACAAAAAAGCAGGTAAATTTTACAGCAACCGAAATAACAAAAGCCCTACGTGAATTAAAGCAAGAGCTTATATCAAAAAAAGAAACGACTGATATGTTTGGAATGGAAAGGGAAAACGATAGTATTGCTTCTATTATGGGTAATGTATTCCAAACATTTGATGGCAAAGATGTGTATCCGAGCGTGGAAGAAAAAGCAGCACATTTACTTTATTTTATGGTAAAAAATCATCCTTTTGTTGATGGCAACAAGCGTTCGGGGGCATTTGCTTTTGTCTGGTTTCTTAAAAAAGTTAATTTATTAAATACTTCACGCCTTACCCCAACAGCTTTAACTGCGCTTACCTTACTTGTAGCTGAAAGTAAGCCAAAGGACAAGGAACAAATAGTAGGATTAATTCTAATTTTGCTCAAAAAATAAACTATGCAAGTTCTGGGAGAGTATACGATAATTCCTAAAATTTTCTACCATACTTCATTTATATTTTTAGAATAGTTTAGCGCTTCCTACATAATGATCTACCAAGAGTGCTGGATAGAGGCTAAAGCCCCTGTTTTTGCTTTTACGGGGATTTAGTAAAATAGATAACAATAAGAAATCTCTTGACACCCGACCATATGGTCGGGTAAAATTAATATTAATATATGAAAACTATAAATCTAGTTATTACAAAAAGACAAAAAGAAGTACTTTTTGCAATTTATAACTCACTTAAGGATGTAGGGTTTCCGCCTTCTTTCAGTGAGCTAAAAGAAAAGCTTAACATTTCATCAAATCAGACAATTTTAGACCTGCTCTCTGTTATAGAGAAAAAAGGATTTATCAAAAGAGAAGAAGGCTCGGCTCGTGGAATCGTAATTAAACCGTTAGGATATGATGCAATAAAAAAAGAACCTCTTGTTAGAATTGCAGGAGTTACCGCCGCTGGTCCAACAATTGAAGCAATAGAACAAAATGAATGGATAGAAATGCCCTCCGGGCATAAAAAAATTGACAATGTTTTTATTGTAAAGGTGAGTGGCGATTCTATGATAGAAGCTGGAATTTATAATGGTGATTTAGTTCTTATAAAAGAAGCATCAGAGTATAAAAATGGTGATATTGTTTTAGCCAGACAAGGTAATGAAGTGACGCTCAAAACCTTTATTTATGATAAAGGTCGAACATATCTCAGACCCGAAAACCCAAATTATAGAATAATTCCCATAACTCACGATACTTTCTTTTTGGGCAAAATGATAGCTAACTTAGAAGAAAGGAAATAATGGAAACAAAAGAAAACATTATAGAAATTATTAACAAAATTTTTAAAGATTCTGATACCCTTTATGGATTAAAAGAATTTAGCGGTATTAAAATTGAAGATGTGCTTGATATCTTTGAGAAAGATAAAAAATATTATGTAAAATGTTTCAAACGCGAAAAAGATATTCAAGTTTATAACCCAGAAAAAAACAGCGGAAATCCAGAAGAAATAGTTCGTCAGCTATGGATTTACAAATTGCTAAGTTATTATAAATACGATAAATCTTTAATAGAAGTTGAAGCAGATGTTCATTTTGGTAGAGAAATTCACGTTAAGGCAGTTGACATAGTGGTTTATAAAAATAAGAACAAGGAGACACCTTATATAGTTTTTGAAGTAAAAAAACCAAAAGAAGAGGAAGGTATTGAACAACTAAAATCTTATTTGAATGCTCAAGGTGCCTTAATCGGCGTTTGGTCAAACGGCGATGCAAAAACTGTTCTTTATAGACCATACCCAAAGGATTATGAAACCCTAAGAGATATTCCAAGATTTGATCAAGAAATAGACGATATTTTAAAAGAAAAATTAACTCTGGATAAATTAAAAACAGACTTTGATCTTAAAAAGATAGTAGAAACATTAGAAGAACTTGTGCTTGCAAATTCAGGCGGAGATGTCTTCACTGAAATTTTTAAATTAATCTTTGCTAAATTAATCGATGAGAAAAAAGCTCTAAGTAGACCAGAACATGAACTTTTGTTTAGAAAATCAAAAGATGTGCAATTAACTTTTAATACAATAAACAAACTTTTTAAGGAGGCGGTAGATGAATGGCCAGGCGTTTTTAATGAACATGAAAAAATTGAACTTTCTCCTTACCATTTATCTGTTTGCGTTGGTTCTTTAGAAGAAATCAAGCTTTTTGGCGCTAATCTAACCGTTATGGACCACGCCTTTGAATATTTACTAACATCAATTGCAAAAGGGAGCAAGGGTCAATATTTTACTCCCAGGAATGTTATTGATATGGCAGTTAAAATGTTAAATCCAAAACAAAATGAATATGTAATCGATCCAGCTTGTGGCTCTGGTGGTTTTTTAATTCATGCAATGCATTGGGTTTGGCAAAATCATTTAAATGCTACTTCAAATTCAAATTTTGATCAGGACAAAATAGAATACGCAAAAAGGTATATCTATGGGATAGATTTTGATGAAAAAACAACAAAAATTTCTCGTGCATTAATGCTTATCTCAGGAGATGGCCGTTCTCATGTGTTTAAGCTAAATTCCTTAGATACTAGGGAATGGTTAAGGGAGGGGGATGAAGAAATTCGCGCTAGAGCAGAACTAAGAGGCTTACTATATAAATTTAACAATATAGATAAAGACCGAGAGAATGAAGAATCGTTTAAAAATTTAAAGTTCGATGTTTTACTAACAAATCCTCCTTTTGCTGGCGAAATACACGATTCCTTACTTCTTAATAGATATGAATTAGCAAAAAATGAAGCAGGGAAGCAAAAGAAAATAGTTGAAAGGCATATTTTATTTATAGAAAGAGCCTTAGATATGCTAAAACCTAGCGGAAGAATGACCGTTGTTCTTCCTCAGGGAGTTTTGAACAATACAAATTCTTCTTATATTAGGAATTGGCTTTTTGATAAAGCCAGAATATTATCAGTTGTTGGGCTTCATGTTAACACTTTTAAGCCTCATACTGGAGTAAAAACAAGCATTCTATTTTTACAAAAATGGGCTGAAAATGAAAAGCCGCTAAAGGATTATCCAATTTTTATGGCAGTTTCTCAAAAAGGAGGAAAAGATAATTCTGGAAGGGAAATATTTAAAAAAGATGAAAAGGGCAACCTAA
Coding sequences within it:
- a CDS encoding DNA mismatch repair protein MutT, whose protein sequence is MSTQLKKGIDFIGVGCGALIVNDNNETLLMKRGGDSRNETGIWSQPGGGVDFGEKIEDAIKREVKEELGVTIELHDFLTVTDHIIPGENQHWVSVSYLGKIVSGKPVILEQEKCSEIKWFALNNLPENLTQPTKESVEAYKKLNNAGV
- a CDS encoding death-on-curing protein — its product is MKKKIIKNEIIIYQAKSGAIELKGDFNKETVWATQAQIADIFEINRTVVTKHIGNIFKSKEVESKSNVQKVHIANSDKPVAFYSLDIILAIGYRTNSVKAIRFRKWATSVLRKHLVVGYTINCSRIAKNYDEFLKAVEQVKKVLPDGGVVDAKNALELIKMFADTWFSLDAFDKSKLPKSGITKKQVNFTATEITKALRELKQELISKKETTDMFGMERENDSIASIMGNVFQTFDGKDVYPSVEEKAAHLLYFMVKNHPFVDGNKRSGAFAFVWFLKKVNLLNTSRLTPTALTALTLLVAESKPKDKEQIVGLILILLKK
- the lexA gene encoding repressor LexA, whose protein sequence is MKTINLVITKRQKEVLFAIYNSLKDVGFPPSFSELKEKLNISSNQTILDLLSVIEKKGFIKREEGSARGIVIKPLGYDAIKKEPLVRIAGVTAAGPTIEAIEQNEWIEMPSGHKKIDNVFIVKVSGDSMIEAGIYNGDLVLIKEASEYKNGDIVLARQGNEVTLKTFIYDKGRTYLRPENPNYRIIPITHDTFFLGKMIANLEERK
- a CDS encoding SAM-dependent methyltransferase encodes the protein METKENIIEIINKIFKDSDTLYGLKEFSGIKIEDVLDIFEKDKKYYVKCFKREKDIQVYNPEKNSGNPEEIVRQLWIYKLLSYYKYDKSLIEVEADVHFGREIHVKAVDIVVYKNKNKETPYIVFEVKKPKEEEGIEQLKSYLNAQGALIGVWSNGDAKTVLYRPYPKDYETLRDIPRFDQEIDDILKEKLTLDKLKTDFDLKKIVETLEELVLANSGGDVFTEIFKLIFAKLIDEKKALSRPEHELLFRKSKDVQLTFNTINKLFKEAVDEWPGVFNEHEKIELSPYHLSVCVGSLEEIKLFGANLTVMDHAFEYLLTSIAKGSKGQYFTPRNVIDMAVKMLNPKQNEYVIDPACGSGGFLIHAMHWVWQNHLNATSNSNFDQDKIEYAKRYIYGIDFDEKTTKISRALMLISGDGRSHVFKLNSLDTREWLREGDEEIRARAELRGLLYKFNNIDKDRENEESFKNLKFDVLLTNPPFAGEIHDSLLLNRYELAKNEAGKQKKIVERHILFIERALDMLKPSGRMTVVLPQGVLNNTNSSYIRNWLFDKARILSVVGLHVNTFKPHTGVKTSILFLQKWAENEKPLKDYPIFMAVSQKGGKDNSGREIFKKDEKGNLIYKVTGEKVLDDDLDAIADGFIKFAKEQKFNFWRSR